In Dysidea avara chromosome 3, odDysAvar1.4, whole genome shotgun sequence, a single window of DNA contains:
- the LOC136248445 gene encoding TNF receptor-associated factor 4-like: MDSHLDECPLEIIECQYHEVGCDSKFPRKDQNKHNKQNAEDHLVLTQQDLSDTKEQLASALGRITSLEVCLHQSLTGSGRSITVAGARWSIHLSALAATSSAGNQSVPVVMKIFPKKCRNVSFYTSPFYTHNGGYKMQLLVYPYGWNGGSHLSVFLCLMSGPFDDQLRWPLKQTFQIVLMNQIGNYDHHSTTVKYDDRTPSQSGGRVTHINPSGGWGAQSFITLDDFYKATPTRQFFKDNCAFLKVVSLP; this comes from the coding sequence ATGGATAGCCACCTAGATGAATGCCCACTTGAAATTATCGAATGTCAGTATCATGAGGTGGGGTGTGATAGCAAGTTCCCTCGTAAAGACCAGAATAAGCACAACAAACAAAATGCAGAAGACCATCTCGTACTTACACAACAGGATTTATCTGACACTAAAGAACAGCTTGCAAGTGCCCTTGGCAGAATTACTTCCTTGGAGGTCTGTCTGCATCAAAGCTTAACCGGAAGTGGGAGAAGCATAACAGTTGCTGGAGCAAGATGGTCCATTCACTTATCAGCATTAGCAGCAACTTCATCAGCAGGAAACCAAAGTGTTCCAGTTGTCATGAAGATTTTTCCAAAGAAATGCAGGAATGTATCTTTTTACACAAGTCCCTTTTATACGCACAATGGAGGATACAAGATGCAACTGCTTGTGTATCCTTATGGGTGGAATGGAGGATCTCACTTGTCTGTTTTCTTGTGTCTCATGAGTGGTCCATTTGATGATCAACTCAGGTGGCCTTTGAAGCAAACATTTCAGATAGTCTTGATGAATCAGATTGGCAATTATGATCACCACAGTACTACAGTAAAATATGATGACCGCACTCCTAGCCAGAGTGGTGGTAGAGTAACACACATTAATCCATCTGGTGGATGGGGAGCACAAAGCTTTATTACCCTTGATGACTTTTATAAAGCTACTCCAACTCGTCAGTTTTTCAAGGACAACTGTGCATTCCTTAAAGTAGTTTCCTTGCCCTAA